A region of Marnyiella aurantia DNA encodes the following proteins:
- a CDS encoding aldehyde dehydrogenase — protein MFEQIIIKQREFFRTHKTKDLGFRKHKLEQLKKLIQKNEELLYEAIAKDFGKSRFDTYTTEVSFVLKDIDFYLKNLKRFAGPRNAGTNLVNQIATSRIYSEPLGNVLVIGAWNYPYQLSLSPMVAALAAGNTCIVKPSEIAANTMSLMARLINEEFAEDYLYVAEGGVEETTEILSHKFDKIFFTGSTRVGKIVYEAAAKHLTPVTLELGGKSPAIVTASADFDIAAKRIVWGKFLNAGQTCVAPDYILVDEKVKDKFLEYLRNYITQFEYGPHAEHYTRIINLRNFERLTAMIDAEKIYHGGKTNAEDLYIEPTILTSVNWNDKVMQEEIFGPILPVLTYQYYREAINMVLEQEKPLAAYLFTNEKDEKELFTSLLSFGGGCINDVIMHLSNDNLPFGGVGNSGMGNYHGKYGFDTFSHQKAVMGRVTWGEPNLKYPPYTEDKLKWINRLM, from the coding sequence ATGTTTGAGCAGATTATCATAAAACAACGCGAATTTTTCCGCACACACAAAACAAAAGATTTAGGTTTCCGCAAACATAAACTGGAGCAACTTAAAAAGCTGATTCAGAAAAATGAAGAATTACTTTATGAGGCAATAGCGAAGGATTTTGGCAAATCCAGGTTCGATACCTATACTACTGAGGTTTCATTCGTCCTAAAAGATATTGATTTTTACCTGAAGAATCTGAAGCGCTTTGCCGGTCCACGGAATGCAGGTACAAACCTTGTGAACCAGATTGCCACCAGCAGGATATACAGTGAGCCATTGGGAAATGTTCTTGTAATCGGTGCCTGGAACTATCCGTATCAGCTCTCACTCTCACCTATGGTCGCGGCTCTTGCTGCCGGGAATACCTGCATTGTTAAACCCAGCGAAATTGCTGCTAATACAATGTCCCTTATGGCCAGGCTGATTAACGAAGAATTTGCGGAGGACTATCTTTATGTAGCAGAAGGCGGAGTTGAGGAAACCACCGAAATCCTCAGCCATAAGTTCGATAAAATATTTTTTACAGGCAGCACCCGCGTAGGCAAGATCGTGTACGAAGCTGCTGCAAAGCATCTGACTCCAGTAACGCTCGAACTGGGCGGCAAATCACCGGCAATCGTTACGGCCAGCGCCGACTTTGATATAGCAGCCAAACGCATTGTATGGGGCAAATTCCTGAATGCCGGCCAGACCTGTGTTGCGCCTGATTACATTCTTGTAGATGAAAAGGTAAAAGACAAGTTCCTGGAATATCTGCGGAACTATATTACACAATTTGAATATGGTCCCCATGCCGAGCATTATACCCGCATCATTAACCTTAGGAACTTTGAAAGACTGACAGCAATGATAGATGCTGAAAAGATTTATCACGGCGGGAAAACCAATGCAGAAGATCTGTATATAGAGCCTACAATCCTGACCAGCGTGAACTGGAATGACAAAGTAATGCAAGAAGAGATATTTGGGCCCATTCTGCCCGTCCTGACCTATCAGTATTACCGGGAAGCAATAAATATGGTTTTGGAGCAGGAAAAACCACTGGCGGCTTATCTGTTTACAAATGAAAAAGATGAAAAGGAACTTTTTACGTCCCTACTTTCCTTTGGCGGTGGCTGCATAAATGATGTTATCATGCATCTGAGCAATGACAATCTTCCCTTCGGAGGTGTGGGAAATTCCGGAATGGGCAACTATCACGGGAAATATGGCTTTGATACTTTCTCGCATCAGAAGGCCGTGATGGGCCGTGTGACCTGGGGCGAACCTAACCTGAAATATCCGCCCTATACCGAAGACAAATTAAAGTGGATAAACAGGCTGATGTAG
- the rplI gene encoding 50S ribosomal protein L9, which yields MDIILKQDVENLGLEFDTVSVKPGYARNFLLPKGYALLATPKNKAALAETLESRKEEEAKLVADATAKIEQLKKTELTIATKVGSGNKLFGSINNANLSEELAKAGVTIDRKYIKIPGNNIKSTGKYSAQVRLHRDVEYTYEFDVVSDAPPAPAAPKPEPKKVEAAAEETSEEA from the coding sequence ATGGATATTATTCTAAAACAGGACGTTGAGAACTTAGGACTTGAGTTTGATACCGTAAGTGTAAAACCAGGTTATGCAAGAAACTTCCTTTTACCAAAAGGATATGCATTACTGGCTACACCAAAAAACAAAGCAGCTCTTGCTGAGACTCTTGAGTCCAGAAAAGAAGAGGAAGCTAAATTGGTGGCTGATGCTACAGCTAAAATTGAGCAGCTTAAGAAAACCGAACTTACCATCGCAACTAAAGTAGGTTCCGGTAATAAGCTTTTCGGTTCCATCAACAATGCTAACCTTTCTGAAGAATTGGCGAAAGCAGGTGTTACAATTGACAGAAAGTACATCAAAATTCCGGGTAACAACATTAAGAGCACAGGTAAATATTCAGCTCAGGTGAGACTTCACCGTGATGTTGAGTATACTTATGAGTTCGACGTTGTGTCTGACGCACCTCCAGCTCCTGCCGCTCCAAAACCAGAGCCAAAGAAAGTTGAAGCTGCAGCAGAAGAAACTTCTGAAGAAGCATAA
- the rpsR gene encoding 30S ribosomal protein S18: MAIDDMAKQASAGGESEVKFLTPLDINTKSQKKYCRFKKYGIKHVDYKDADFLLQFVNEQGKILPRRYTGTSLKYQRKVSSAIKRARHLALMPYVADMLK; the protein is encoded by the coding sequence ATGGCAATAGACGATATGGCTAAACAAGCCTCAGCCGGAGGAGAATCAGAAGTAAAATTCCTTACCCCGCTTGATATCAATACAAAATCTCAGAAAAAATACTGTAGATTCAAAAAGTACGGAATTAAGCATGTTGATTACAAAGATGCAGACTTCCTTCTTCAGTTCGTAAACGAGCAGGGGAAAATCCTTCCAAGAAGATACACAGGAACTTCACTGAAGTACCAGAGAAAAGTTTCTTCTGCAATCAAAAGAGCAAGACACCTGGCTCTTATGCCTTACGTAGCAGATATGCTTAAATAA